Sequence from the Fictibacillus arsenicus genome:
CAGGAGTAAGGATGAAAACAGCTACGATTGTTAACGGTACAAAATAAAACGAGCTCAACAGCTGTTTTAAACTTTTTCTTAAACGATCTGGTGTATACATTGCCAGCGGGATGGCAAATAAGAAGGCAACAAATATCCGCAGCACACCGATTGCAATCACACTGATCAGAGTAAACTTTGCTCCCTGCAGCACTTTCATCGCTGTATCATAGCCTAGAGCATCTGTGCCCATTGGAAAGATAAGTGAAGGATTAAATGGTGCAGCACCAATCATATTCATTTCGCCGTCATAAAGAATCTGCACTTGCCGGATCGTACTGTCGAAGAAGAAAGCGAAAATAAGACTTGATCCTATTAGGCCTGCGATAATAGAAAATCCGAACCAAAATTTATAACTTTTAATTATAAAGCTTCACTCCTTTTCGAATATCTCATAATGGTCCACTCAAAAAGTGCGAAGATAAGGAAAAAGGGAATGACTAAGAGTATCAAACAGGCAGCAAGCATTTCCGGTCTAAAATCATGATACATATAGTGGGTTATGCCATGAATATTGAAGATGATTTCTACCAGCAGCAGATTTGAAATCATAAACCAGAGCACTGATTTAGAAAAATGGAATATTCCCTCGCTCGTGTTTCTCGTTACATGGAAAACGAGGACATACAGCCTTTTCATCCCTTTCGCTAAACTCGTTTCAACATACTGTTTTCCCATTTCCTCTTCGGTCATCAGAATCATCATTTTATAAAAGTATACAAACGGCAATAACATGAGACAGGTTATAGGGACGATATAAATTCTGTCTTCTGCACCTAATGAAGCTACATTTGATACTAAAACTCCAGTCTTTTTATAGATCAGAACGATGCCCATTTGTACAAGTGCAAAAACAAGCAGATCAGGCAAGGATTCTAAAAAGGTAAGGATATTTTTTATAATTTTTCTTATGAAGTTTGGCAGCATTAAAGTGCCCCATGTTAGAACTTGAGCGAAGCATAATGCAATGAATAGTGCACCAAAAAGAATGGTAAGTGAATAAAAGTAAGGTTCCCAGATATCTTCTAAAAATGGACGTTTAATGCCTTGATTTAAATAGGTCATTTCATTTAAGTACAGCATTTCTATGAATACAGCCTTAACTTTTCCAAAATAGGCTGATACGTTTTTATTCATGATTAGTTCAGGTAATCCGCTTATCAATATAATGGATAAAAACGTTAATAAAAGCTGTAATAGCAGTTTTTTTGCTATTTTCATTACACTCCTCCTCCCTGTTTCTTTTATAGACGATTAGCTATCCTAAAATCATTCATCTCTTTTTCCAATAGAAGGATAAAAACGAAAAAACAATCCATATTAAGGATTAGAAAATATGGAATCGAGGATTCAATAATGTGGAAGAAAACTGTTATAGGGATATTACTTACCAGCAGTCTATTTTTATACCCTGAACCCTACCTCGCAAAAGAACCGTTAACTTATTTTCCGATCGTAAAAAAAGGTGAGATTTTGCAATGGAAAAAAGTAAGCGAACTAATTCCAAAAGGTTCAACTTTTAAAGTAATTGACCTGGAAACTGGTTTTTACTTTCGAGTACAGCGAAGAGCCGGAAATCAGCATGCAGACGTTCAGCCTTTAACACATGATGACACTGCCGTTTTAAAGCATCTGTATAACGGAAAATGGAGCTGGAACCGCAGGGCTGTATTAATTCCTGTGAAAGGGAGAATGATTGCGGGAAGCATGCATGGTATGCCTCATGGAGCCGGCGCTTTAGAAAACGGCTTTCCTGGGCATTTCTGCATTCATTTTTCAGGAAGTTCAACTCATCGTTCCAGGAATATTGATCCCTCACATCAACTGATGATCTTAAAAGCTGGTGACCAGCTAAACCGATATGCCTCAGGAGCGAGTGCAAAACAAGCAGTGTCTATGTTCCTCGTAGGCATGAAACAGCAGGACTATAAAATCGCAAAGCCTATTTTGAGTTCAGCTTTGTTAAACGACTCTCAAATTAAGGGTCTATTTAAAGGGATAACAAGCATGCAATATGAAATAAAGAAAAAGAGTACAAGATACCCTCCTATCGTGCGTACTGAGATTTCTGCAAAAGTAAAACAGTATGACGAGAACGGAAAGCAAAATAAGGTCTATAAATTCTCTTTAGAGCGCAAGTCCATGACAGATGGATGGAAAATAATCAAGATTAAATACTGAGATGGGGCTGTCCCGAAAGTAAGGATAACTTACTTTTAGCAGTCCCAATTTTATTTTTACAAACTAAAAAAAGCGTAATATCTTTGAGTTTCAGCTATCTAATCGAGGATTCTCGAGAGCCTACCATCTAAAGGACGTTATCTAACTTTAAAATACGAATGATTTTAAAATTTTATTATTAAATGTTCGGTTTTTAGTTGAAATGCAGCCGAATAATTGTTATATTTACCAAGGGACAAAACAATTCAAAGAATTCATATACTTTTTCAAGGGGGATATTATGAATACCCATTATGATGTAATCGTTGTTGGAGCAGGTCCAGCAGGGATATTTACGAGTTATGAACTAACAAGACAACTGCCAGAGGCAAAGATTTTATTGATTGATAAAGGACACGATATTTATGCCAGATCATGCCCTATTTTAGAGAAGAAAATTAAAAAATGTCCGCCTGCAGCTGGAAGAAAAGAGTTTGCTGGATGTCTGCCTGCTTGCTCCATAACAAATGGTTTCGGCGGTGCCGGTGCTTATTCAGATGGGAAGTTCAACATCACCTCCGAATTCGGCGGATGGATGACAGATTATCTTTCAGAAGATAAAGTTGTGGAACTTATTAAATATGTTGATGAAATTAATCTTGAGCATGGTGCAACGGATTCCATTACAGATCCTCTTACACCAGAAGTAAAAGATATTGAAAAACGCGGCTATGCTGCAGGCTTGAAGCTGTTGCGTGCACAAGTCCGCCATCTAGGAACTGAACAAAACTTAGAGATTTTAAAAAGTATATATGAGTATTTAAAAACGAGAATTGATATGAAATACAAAGCAGAAGTTGAAGATATCCTTACTGAGCGAACTGAAATGGGATATATCTCAAAAGGAATTCTTTTAAAGGACGGTACTTCCCTATCTGCTGAAAAAACAGTAATTGTACCAGGACGTGACGGATCTTCATGGCTGACAAAGATTTTAAAGAAGCGCCGTATTAAGATGACCGCAAACCAAGTAGATATTGGTGTCCGTGTAGAAACATCAAACCTTGTGATGGAAGAGATTAATGAGCACCTATATGAAGGAAAGTTCGTTTTCAATACTTCTGTAGGAACAAAAGTGCGAACATTTTGCTCCAACCCTTCTGGTCATGTCGTGGTTGAAAACCATTCAGGAATCATGCTGGCGAACGGCCATGCATATAAAGACCCTAAGCTTGGAAGCGAGAATACAAACTTTGCTTTGCTTGTATCACATCAGTTTGCTGAGCCTTTTGACCAGCCGACAGAATATGCTCATGAGGTATCAAAATTAGCCAACCAGCTTTCAATGGGCGGTCTTGTTGTGCAAAAGTATGGGGATATTCTAAAAGGCCGCCGTTCAACTGAGAAACGGATCAAAGAAGGATTTCTGCGCCCTACTTTAAAAGAAGCAGTGCCGGGAGACCTTGGTCTTGTACTTCCTTACAACACAATGATAAGCCTTATTGAGATGACCGAAGCTCTAGACAAAGTAACACCGGGAATCGCATCGGAACATACGCTTTTTTATGGCGTAGAAGCCAAATTCTATTCAGCCCGTCCTAAGCTTGATGATAAGTTTGAATCTGAGATCGGCGGATTATATGTCGGCGGAGACGGAGCAGGAATCACTCGCGGTCTTGCACAAGCAAGTGCATGCGGTGTATGGATCGCTCAAAATGTTGCTGCCAAGTTAAAAGAAAAATTGCCGGCTATGGTGTAAACAAAAAAACGATGCAAGAAGGATTCGCTCCTTCTGCATCGTTTTTATTTAAGTTGAAAATATGATAATTCTTCCTCTGATCAAAGCAATAATAAAACCAACAACAGCTCCTATAATTGCTGGTATCAGCCATCCGATTCCATCGGCATACAAAGGAATATGGGAGTAAATTTGATCGATCGTCCCTAAGTTCATGCCAAACGCTTTTAAGCCATCAGCAATGGAAACGAATGCCGTTGCAATGATTGAACCAAGATACACTTCCTGGCGCCCTGAGAATGTGTCATGGAAGAACGATAGGATAATAAGCACAATAGCTACAGGATAGATTGCTGTTAGGACTGGAACAGATATGGTGATCAACTGGCTAAGACCAACATTCGCTACTCCTGCACTAAAGATGCTTAATACAAGAATTACAAGTTTATAAGGGAGCTCCGGAAACATTTTATGAGCAAATTCGCCCGTAGCTGTTACAAGTCCAACAGATGTTGTTAAACAAGCAAGTGCCACTGCTAACCCTAGTAAGAGGTTCCCCGGCTCTCCAAAAAGCTGAAAAACTACATTCGTTAAGATCTGTCCGCCATTCTCCGATTTACCAAGAGTCTGGCTTGTTGCGCCAAGATATGCAAGGATACCATAAACGCCTGCTAAACATACAGCGGCAATGACACCAGCTTTTATAACCATCTTCGTTACATTTTCTTTTTTCATGCCTGGTTTTTTTACGGCAGAGATTACTACGATTCCAAATGCTAGAGCACCAAGCGTATCCATCGTTAAATATCCATCCATGAATCCTTTAACTAGTGGGCTGCTCTTGTATTCTGGTGCTGCCTGTCCAAGTTTTCCTACAGGTGTAATTAGCGCTTTTACAAGTACGGAACCAATAATGAATAGCAATAAGGGCGTTAAAATATTCCCGATCCGATCCACTAACTTAGAAGGATTTAACGCAAGCCAATACGTAATTGCAAAAAATACAACTGTAAAAAGAAACATCGGCAATCCTGTATTCATTCCTTCTGGAAGGAAAGGCATTGCAGACATTTCAAATGCTACTGTACCGGTTCTTGGAATACCAAAGAACGGACCAATCGCTAAATATAATATTATTGCAAAAACTGTTCCAAATAAGGGGTTAACGCGCTCAGTAAGTGTTTGCAGTCCCCCGCCTGCTCGTGCTAGTGCTATAACACCTAAAAGAGGCAGTCCAACTCCCGTTATGAAAAAGCCAGCCATTGACTGCCAGACCATTTCTCCTGCTGCCTGCCCCAGTGCTGGCGGAAAAATCAAATTCCCTGCTCCAAAAAATAACGCAAACAACATTAATCCCACTGAGAGTGTTCGTTTCTCCATGTTGTGTGTTCCTCCTCTGTGACCATTCAAAAATATCTATTTTTATCGAAAAATGTCGAAATAATTTAAATTCCATATGTATTTGTAACACGATTAGCGATTGGAGTCAATATTCAGATATAATGAATTTTCTAACAAATTATAACAAGAGTTAAGGACTGAGAAATTTCTCAGTCCTTTTTCTTCATTTTTAACGGTCAGTCGGGAAAATACGGCGAATTGTCTCATTGAATTCTTTAACGAATCCTGAAACTGGATTACCTTGGTTGATTTCATCCGCATAGCCATTCATTCTGTCAATAAAGTCAGGGTTTGTGGAAACAAAAACATCATTGATGTCTGGGTCTGTGTTACGGACTGCATCCCCGATTTTTTCTTCTGTCTCTTTTGTAAGCTTCATGCTTTCGCCGCCTTCAAGCTTAGCAGCTACATAAGCATTATCATCAGTTACGATAACAGTAGCATCCTCAACTTCTTTTAAATCCGTTACTTTATCTGCAGCTTTGTCTGCAACATCCATACGAGCATTCTCGTCGTATTGGTTGTCCGTACCCATGTTCATATCCATGTCCATGTCTCGGTCTGCACGATTATCGTAGTTCACTTCTGTCATGTTATCGCGTGCTTCTTCACCCATGTCTTTATCGTTATTATTCATCCCGCAAGCTCCAAGGAAAGAAGACAGCATAACTGCCATAGAAGTAACTAAAATTGTCTTTTTCATTCAGATGACACTCCTTTGTTAATATTTTTTGACTGTCATCTTATAAAATTTGTAGGTATGAGGGAAAATATACATGGCCACAAGTTTTAATAAAAAAACGCCCCTATTAAGGGAGCGCATTTTATTTAAACCATTCATTTGAGTATGTGCTTTTATTTTTCGGCTTGAAGATCAGCCAAGCAATTAAACATAGTGCAAGCAGAGAGAATGCGTAAATACCGATTTTATGAATAACATCCATCACAATGTACCAGCGTCCTGCAAGCTGATAACCGATTAAAATGAAGAATGAACACCAAAAAACAGCACCAAAGTATGCGTAGATAGCAAACTGTCTAAATTTTAAAGAATACATGCCGGCAAAATAGGCAGTAAGATGCCTTACGCCAGGGACAAAATACCCAAAGAACAAAGCTGTTTTTCCGTATTTCGAAAAGAAACGCTGTGTTTTATTTATTTTTTCATCGGAGATCCCAATTTTAGGACCTAATTTATACAATAATGGCTTTCCGCATACCGTTCCAAAATAATAGCTTCCCGTAATTCCTGTTAGCGCTCCCAAAAATGCACTTAATACAGCGGGTACCATAGGCAAGTCGCCAGCAAATATAAAATAACCGACCGTAGCTAAAAGAATCTCATCCGGGATCGGTAATCCAATAATGCCAAGAGCTAATAATAGAAAAATACCGAAATAGCTATATTGATAAATAATATTTATTAAGTCAAATTCCATGACGTCACCAACTTCTTTTTTTACACCTTCTACCATTGTAACGATAATATGGGGTATTTGGAAAGAGGAAAACAAAAATTGTTAAGAAAATGTGTCTATCTTAACATATGCAAATTTGGACGAGATGGACACTATTCTAAAATTAACGACATATCTCGCCACGCATAACATTCCTCATATAGTTGCTGGTTCCCAATTGTAATCAACTCTTCATCTATCTTTTTCCCGCCAAGTGAAATATATGCTTTTTTTGCAGAATTATCTTTTAAAACCCACACGATCATACTTTTTTTCCCTTGTTTTACAAGCTGATGACTGAATTTTTTTATCAATTTAGTTCCATAACCTTTTCGCTGAACTTCTTTTTGCAGATAGAAAGCATAAATTTCACTATCATAAGGATGATCAGAACGAATACGGCCTCCTGATATAAAACCGCAAATTCCTTTTTGACCATCCTCCAAAACAAAAACAGTATGAGACGGACCTTGTGAAAGCCATTCCTTCCATCTAAGATTCCTTACGTCGATTGACATTTCTGACAGATAATTAGAATCTACTAATCCCTTATAGGATGCCTGCCAGCTTCGCACCTGAACTTTTGCTATTTGTGAGGCATCTTTTACTTCAGCATGACGAATTTTCATTTCTAAACCCACCACTCGTCTTGAGGAATCAATGTAACTGGCAACTTAAATTGTTCCTCAAACCATGGTTTCAGTTGTGTGGCATGAACTAAATATTCTGATGCGGCATGTGAAACACCGATTAGACTCATAGTCGTTGTTTTACAGTATTTTTTCATTTCATCAAATTTTTTCTTGCCGTAAACATTATCAATATGGCAATGTATTTCACCCGTTATGTACGCCTGGGCTCCGAGTTTTTCTGCTTCTTGCATCGCATAAACTTTGTCTCCGCAGCCTGCAGCAATTGCAACTTTCGTTATAGAAGAATGAGATTGTCCCTCTACATCTGCGTATGGGATTTGGAAGATGCTTTTTGATTTTTCAATGAGATCCTCAGTATTTGCAGCTGGGATTTCACAAATTACTCCGCAAGCTCCTTTTTCATCTTTAAAAAACTCAGCCACAACTTTGGCACCATATGCTTCTGCCATCGCGTCACTTGTACTGATCGTTCTCGAGTAATCTAGGGGAACGTGAAGAGTAAACACAGATAATCGTTTTTCTTTTATTTGTGAGATAAGGTCCGGATTGATCGGAATAAAACCCTTCCCCCAAGCGCCTCTTGGATCGCCGCATTCCATCACGAGCGGATGATGCATAAATAGAAGGTCTCCCGGGTTGCTGTGCTCAATAAAATGCGCAAGTACTTCTTCTGTTGGGAATACAGCTAAGAATATGCGTCCGACTTCCTCTTCACCTTTTAACATAAGTCCATTAAACAATTGATTGAACTGCGCTTCGAATACTTCACGCCAATTGAATTTAATAGGATCATAGACCATTGGAATAAAACGGCTGAACGCCGGGTCTGCACCTATTTCTCTGTATCGGAAAAGTTCATCTATTGCTTCATCTATTTTTTGTAATTGTGCCATTTAACCTTCTCCCCTCTTTCCTATAAAATAAATAATCTCTGGATCACCTTCATCCAGATTGTCTATAAAACCGCTTTTAGTAAAGCCGTTAGCTTCAAATACCTTATGCATAGCATCATTTGATTGATTAGTAGATGAGAAAAGCTTTTCTGTCGATGAAATATCAGCCATATGTGACAGCAGTGAACTCGCGATTCCCCTTCTTTGGAAAGAAGGCTTAATCATGATCAATGAAATAAAACAGCATTCGAAAAAGGATGTATGGTAGATTAGAAAACCAGCCAGCTCTGATTCTTCGAAGACTAACAAACATCTACTCTGGCCGATGGCTTCTTCTATTTCTACTTTTCTTCGGTCTGTTCCTATCATTTCTTTATCTAATAAAACGATATTTTCTAAATCTGTGTTTTTCGCCTTAACTATTTTCATTGTTTTCCCTCTTTCATTTTTTGTTCTTTTCCTCACATTTGCTACAATATGAAAAAAGAACAGGAGTTGAGAAAATGCCTATCGCAGATATTACAATCATTCCAATCGGTACTGAAACCCCAAGTGTAAGTTCCTATGTAGCAGAAATACAAAAGGTACTTCAACGAAATGAAGGTAAAGTAAAATATCAGCTCACACCGATGAGCACATTGATCGAAGGTGAGCTTTCCGATCTTTTTGACGTGATCCAGCAGCTTCACGAAGTTCCATTTGCAAATGGCATTCAGCGGGTTGCTACAAATATTCGCATCGATGACCGCCGCGATAAAAAATCAACGATGGAAGGTAAATTGCAAGCGGTTAAGGATCAGCTGAACCGCTCGTAAATCTTAGGAACCGCTCGTTCAGCAATCATAAACTCCGCTGAACGAGCATAAATCCCCGCTATCGAGCATAAATCTTCATATTTAGAAAAAAGCTTACTCGCGACGGGCATTTCCAGCCCGCTAGAGTAAGCTTTTCTTCTATTTATTCTCCTTTAGAAGATGTTACTTCTGCTTTTTCTTTCGTTCCTGCAGCGTTTGGTTCTTTTTTAGCAAATTCGATGCGAAGGTCGTCAATACTTTGACGAACGTTTCCTTTACCTGAGAAGTTTTCCAGCATTTCTTTTACATCGATCCCAGAGGAAGCTTTCAAGGATTCTTGCAATGTGGACATCAAGTTTGTTGCATATCCCGTAATGCGGTTGGCTCCGCCGTTTTCACCGCCGCCTGTATCTACGACAGTGATCTTATCGATATTAGATAGTGGTGCTGCAACCTGTTTCGCATATTCCGGAAGCATCTTGATCATCATATCCATCATTGCCGCCTGGCCGTATAGCTCGAACGCTTCTGCGATCTTTTGCTTCGCTTCCGCTTCTGCAAGACCCTTTAGACGGATAACTTCAGCTTCAGATTCCCCTTTAGCACGTTCTGCTTCTGCTCTTGAAAGACCGTCGAGTCGAACTTTTTCCGCTTCTGCTTTTGCCATTGCTTCTACACGGTACTTATGCGCATCAGCTTCTGCAACCTGCTTGCGTTTATCCGCTTCCGCCGATTGCTCAACTGCATATCTGTCTGCATCGGCTTTCTTCTTCACTTCTGAATCATATTGTTTTTCACGACGCAGAATTTCTTTTTCTTCAAGCTCGATCTGCTTTTGACGCTCGATGATCTTAATCTGCATCTGCTCTTCTGTAACTTGTTGTTTAGCGATTGCTTCTTCTAAATGATACGCCTGGTCAGCACGTGCTTTTGCAACATCTTGTTCGCGACGGTATTCGGCTACCTTCAACTGATTCATCTTTTCAGCTTCCGCTACTTCTGTCGCGCGTCCTAACTCGGAT
This genomic interval carries:
- a CDS encoding MTH1187 family thiamine-binding protein produces the protein MPIADITIIPIGTETPSVSSYVAEIQKVLQRNEGKVKYQLTPMSTLIEGELSDLFDVIQQLHEVPFANGIQRVATNIRIDDRRDKKSTMEGKLQAVKDQLNRS
- a CDS encoding NAD(P)/FAD-dependent oxidoreductase, translating into MNTHYDVIVVGAGPAGIFTSYELTRQLPEAKILLIDKGHDIYARSCPILEKKIKKCPPAAGRKEFAGCLPACSITNGFGGAGAYSDGKFNITSEFGGWMTDYLSEDKVVELIKYVDEINLEHGATDSITDPLTPEVKDIEKRGYAAGLKLLRAQVRHLGTEQNLEILKSIYEYLKTRIDMKYKAEVEDILTERTEMGYISKGILLKDGTSLSAEKTVIVPGRDGSSWLTKILKKRRIKMTANQVDIGVRVETSNLVMEEINEHLYEGKFVFNTSVGTKVRTFCSNPSGHVVVENHSGIMLANGHAYKDPKLGSENTNFALLVSHQFAEPFDQPTEYAHEVSKLANQLSMGGLVVQKYGDILKGRRSTEKRIKEGFLRPTLKEAVPGDLGLVLPYNTMISLIEMTEALDKVTPGIASEHTLFYGVEAKFYSARPKLDDKFESEIGGLYVGGDGAGITRGLAQASACGVWIAQNVAAKLKEKLPAMV
- a CDS encoding GNAT family N-acetyltransferase; the protein is MKIVKAKNTDLENIVLLDKEMIGTDRRKVEIEEAIGQSRCLLVFEESELAGFLIYHTSFFECCFISLIMIKPSFQRRGIASSLLSHMADISSTEKLFSSTNQSNDAMHKVFEANGFTKSGFIDNLDEGDPEIIYFIGKRGEG
- a CDS encoding DedA family protein; this translates as MEFDLINIIYQYSYFGIFLLLALGIIGLPIPDEILLATVGYFIFAGDLPMVPAVLSAFLGALTGITGSYYFGTVCGKPLLYKLGPKIGISDEKINKTQRFFSKYGKTALFFGYFVPGVRHLTAYFAGMYSLKFRQFAIYAYFGAVFWCSFFILIGYQLAGRWYIVMDVIHKIGIYAFSLLALCLIAWLIFKPKNKSTYSNEWFK
- a CDS encoding YhcN/YlaJ family sporulation lipoprotein: MKKTILVTSMAVMLSSFLGACGMNNNDKDMGEEARDNMTEVNYDNRADRDMDMDMNMGTDNQYDENARMDVADKAADKVTDLKEVEDATVIVTDDNAYVAAKLEGGESMKLTKETEEKIGDAVRNTDPDINDVFVSTNPDFIDRMNGYADEINQGNPVSGFVKEFNETIRRIFPTDR
- a CDS encoding Nif3-like dinuclear metal center hexameric protein — its product is MAQLQKIDEAIDELFRYREIGADPAFSRFIPMVYDPIKFNWREVFEAQFNQLFNGLMLKGEEEVGRIFLAVFPTEEVLAHFIEHSNPGDLLFMHHPLVMECGDPRGAWGKGFIPINPDLISQIKEKRLSVFTLHVPLDYSRTISTSDAMAEAYGAKVVAEFFKDEKGACGVICEIPAANTEDLIEKSKSIFQIPYADVEGQSHSSITKVAIAAGCGDKVYAMQEAEKLGAQAYITGEIHCHIDNVYGKKKFDEMKKYCKTTTMSLIGVSHAASEYLVHATQLKPWFEEQFKLPVTLIPQDEWWV
- a CDS encoding flotillin family protein, producing the protein MSFSPLFIVIGIAVFLVAALISVFITKYRTASPDEALIVTGSFLGSKNVNIDESGNRIKIVRGGGTFVLPVFQQAKPLSLLTSKLDVQTPEVYTEQGVPVMADGTAIIKVGSSIGEIATAAEQFLGKLKEDRENEAREVLEGHLRSILGSMTVEEIYKNREKFSQEVQRVASQDLAKMGLIIVSFTIKDLRDKNGYLDALGKPRIAQIKRDADMAMAEAEKETRIKRAEADKEAKQSELGRATEVAEAEKMNQLKVAEYRREQDVAKARADQAYHLEEAIAKQQVTEEQMQIKIIERQKQIELEEKEILRREKQYDSEVKKKADADRYAVEQSAEADKRKQVAEADAHKYRVEAMAKAEAEKVRLDGLSRAEAERAKGESEAEVIRLKGLAEAEAKQKIAEAFELYGQAAMMDMMIKMLPEYAKQVAAPLSNIDKITVVDTGGGENGGANRITGYATNLMSTLQESLKASSGIDVKEMLENFSGKGNVRQSIDDLRIEFAKKEPNAAGTKEKAEVTSSKGE
- a CDS encoding GNAT family N-acetyltransferase, with translation MKIRHAEVKDASQIAKVQVRSWQASYKGLVDSNYLSEMSIDVRNLRWKEWLSQGPSHTVFVLEDGQKGICGFISGGRIRSDHPYDSEIYAFYLQKEVQRKGYGTKLIKKFSHQLVKQGKKSMIVWVLKDNSAKKAYISLGGKKIDEELITIGNQQLYEECYAWRDMSLILE
- the brnQ gene encoding branched-chain amino acid transport system II carrier protein → MEKRTLSVGLMLFALFFGAGNLIFPPALGQAAGEMVWQSMAGFFITGVGLPLLGVIALARAGGGLQTLTERVNPLFGTVFAIILYLAIGPFFGIPRTGTVAFEMSAMPFLPEGMNTGLPMFLFTVVFFAITYWLALNPSKLVDRIGNILTPLLLFIIGSVLVKALITPVGKLGQAAPEYKSSPLVKGFMDGYLTMDTLGALAFGIVVISAVKKPGMKKENVTKMVIKAGVIAAVCLAGVYGILAYLGATSQTLGKSENGGQILTNVVFQLFGEPGNLLLGLAVALACLTTSVGLVTATGEFAHKMFPELPYKLVILVLSIFSAGVANVGLSQLITISVPVLTAIYPVAIVLIILSFFHDTFSGRQEVYLGSIIATAFVSIADGLKAFGMNLGTIDQIYSHIPLYADGIGWLIPAIIGAVVGFIIALIRGRIIIFST
- a CDS encoding ABC transporter permease subunit, whose translation is MKIAKKLLLQLLLTFLSIILISGLPELIMNKNVSAYFGKVKAVFIEMLYLNEMTYLNQGIKRPFLEDIWEPYFYSLTILFGALFIALCFAQVLTWGTLMLPNFIRKIIKNILTFLESLPDLLVFALVQMGIVLIYKKTGVLVSNVASLGAEDRIYIVPITCLMLLPFVYFYKMMILMTEEEMGKQYVETSLAKGMKRLYVLVFHVTRNTSEGIFHFSKSVLWFMISNLLLVEIIFNIHGITHYMYHDFRPEMLAACLILLVIPFFLIFALFEWTIMRYSKRSEAL